One part of the Parabacteroides distasonis ATCC 8503 genome encodes these proteins:
- a CDS encoding relaxase/mobilization nuclease domain-containing protein: protein MIGKIRKGRSFGGCIRYVTQKDDAKIIASEGVLLGTAEEMARSFRWQCLLNPDVTKPVGHIALSFKPEDTPRLTDAFMASLAEEYLELMGIRNTQFIVVRHHGTDNPHCHIVFNRVDFDGKVISDSNDFRRNERVTKMLKDKYSLTYSEGKQSVKTEKLHASERVKYEIYRAVKEALRSADTWKEFQNRLLKMGVEMEFKYKGNTNEVQGIRFIKDGLSFKGSGIDRSFSWSRLDAALEHNHVTSQENDVSQKQPYHEQSHGSIIDNLVEITGTGGVFMPSVAPTEDEKEAERLRRKKKRRKGRSL from the coding sequence ATGATAGGAAAGATCAGGAAAGGCCGCTCGTTCGGCGGCTGTATACGTTACGTGACGCAGAAGGACGATGCGAAAATCATCGCCTCGGAAGGCGTGCTGCTGGGAACGGCAGAAGAGATGGCGCGAAGTTTCCGGTGGCAATGCCTGCTGAATCCGGACGTGACGAAACCGGTGGGGCACATCGCGCTCAGCTTCAAGCCGGAGGACACGCCGAGGCTGACCGACGCGTTCATGGCAAGTCTGGCGGAGGAATACCTGGAGCTGATGGGGATACGGAACACGCAGTTCATCGTGGTGAGGCATCACGGGACGGACAACCCGCACTGCCACATCGTCTTCAACCGGGTGGACTTCGATGGGAAGGTGATTTCCGACAGCAACGATTTCAGGCGTAACGAGAGGGTGACAAAAATGCTCAAGGACAAGTATTCACTCACCTATTCCGAAGGCAAACAGTCCGTTAAAACGGAAAAGCTGCACGCTTCCGAGAGGGTGAAATACGAGATATATCGTGCGGTTAAGGAAGCTTTGAGGAGTGCAGATACATGGAAAGAATTTCAAAATAGGCTCTTAAAAATGGGCGTGGAAATGGAATTCAAGTACAAGGGAAACACTAATGAAGTGCAGGGCATCCGCTTTATAAAGGACGGTCTGTCATTCAAGGGAAGTGGGATTGACCGCAGTTTCAGCTGGTCAAGGCTGGATGCGGCATTGGAGCATAACCATGTCACGTCCCAGGAAAATGACGTTTCCCAAAAGCAACCGTACCATGAACAAAGTCATGGTTCTATTATTGATAACCTGGTCGAAATCACCGGTACGGGTGGCGTGTTCATGCCGTCGGTGGCACCGACGGAGGACGAGAAAGAGGCGGAACGCCTGCGGAGAAAGAAGAAGCGCAGGAAAGGAAGGAGTTTGTGA
- a CDS encoding plasmid mobilization protein: protein MTKDMNGMKKKRGRPALGRTRKLTRGVTVKFSPVSYEALRFRAGKSGRSLAVYIREAALAATVTARHTPEENALLRSLAGMANNLNQLTKLSHQAGFYRTRLLIDGLLGKLKRIMDDYRPKGG, encoded by the coding sequence ATGACAAAGGATATGAATGGGATGAAGAAAAAACGCGGCCGTCCGGCACTGGGCAGGACACGGAAGCTGACCAGGGGAGTGACAGTGAAGTTCTCCCCCGTCAGCTACGAGGCTCTCAGGTTCAGGGCAGGGAAGTCCGGCCGGAGTCTGGCGGTCTATATCAGGGAGGCGGCACTGGCGGCCACCGTGACGGCAAGGCATACGCCTGAAGAGAATGCGCTGCTGCGCAGCCTGGCGGGAATGGCGAACAACCTGAACCAGCTGACAAAGCTCTCGCACCAGGCAGGCTTTTACAGGACAAGGCTGCTGATAGACGGGCTGCTGGGAAAGCTGAAGCGGATCATGGACGATTACAGGCCTAAAGGAGGATAG
- a CDS encoding DNA-methyltransferase, with product MPNKSHFNNGLRTLVQQARDGIEHSSAVHVRNFDKTFHAVYIQDAVKFLKTVPDSSVQLVLIDPPYNLELDYWDSFPNYLDWAKQWIDEIYRIMSDNGNCVIFGGFQFQDLKQGDLLEILYYIRHNTNLRLINLIIWYYKNGMSAHRYFANRHEEAIWLSKTKKYYFDLDSVRVPYSEEAKKAALKDKRLRPENIEKGKNPTNVWEIGRLNGNSTERVGHPTQKPTEIIRRLVKALSYEGSLVLDFFAGSGTTGRVCIEENRHSIMVDSDNSLKRYFEMHRKKMSGTSFKPYEICENIEIEKFLEKVNKEETYTK from the coding sequence ATGCCGAATAAATCTCATTTTAATAATGGATTAAGGACATTAGTTCAACAGGCCAGAGATGGCATAGAGCATAGCTCTGCTGTTCATGTCCGTAATTTCGATAAAACATTTCATGCAGTGTACATTCAAGACGCTGTTAAATTTTTAAAGACCGTACCTGATTCCTCGGTTCAGTTGGTTCTGATAGATCCTCCGTACAATTTGGAGCTAGATTATTGGGATTCCTTCCCTAACTATCTTGATTGGGCAAAACAGTGGATTGATGAAATATACCGCATAATGTCAGATAACGGTAATTGCGTAATTTTTGGTGGCTTTCAATTTCAAGATTTAAAACAAGGCGACCTGTTAGAAATTCTATATTATATCAGACATAATACCAATTTGAGACTAATAAATCTCATAATATGGTATTATAAAAATGGGATGAGTGCACATAGATATTTTGCCAACAGGCATGAAGAAGCGATTTGGCTATCTAAGACTAAAAAATATTATTTTGACTTAGATTCAGTTCGAGTTCCGTATAGTGAGGAAGCCAAAAAAGCCGCATTAAAGGATAAAAGACTTAGACCTGAAAATATTGAAAAGGGTAAAAATCCAACAAATGTTTGGGAAATAGGACGATTAAATGGCAATTCTACGGAACGAGTGGGGCATCCTACTCAGAAACCTACAGAAATAATTAGACGACTGGTTAAGGCTTTATCTTATGAGGGTTCTCTTGTTTTGGATTTTTTTGCTGGCTCAGGGACCACAGGGAGGGTATGTATTGAAGAAAATCGCCATTCAATTATGGTGGATTCTGATAATTCATTGAAAAGATATTTTGAAATGCACCGAAAGAAAATGTCTGGAACCTCTTTTAAACCATACGAAATTTGCGAAAATATAGAAATAGAGAAATTTCTTGAAAAAGTAAACAAAGAGGAAACCTACACTAAATAG
- a CDS encoding DUF3408 domain-containing protein produces MKSEPTEKPKGKKTAASETADRKNGRSPGLGHDEWWERLMMEPGPGESAGTDASATEPMIPSGTVVEGVSGEAGRKDTPPEPEGPVRRSTSGRQRRASLEEYRETYLTVPRIRNRKTVFVSEDVRDELDAIVRRLGGRGMSVSGLLENLAREHLAAYRGDIEQWRKI; encoded by the coding sequence ATGAAAAGTGAACCGACTGAAAAACCGAAAGGGAAGAAAACGGCGGCATCCGAAACCGCAGACAGAAAGAACGGCCGTAGTCCTGGACTTGGCCACGACGAGTGGTGGGAAAGACTCATGATGGAACCCGGTCCGGGGGAATCCGCCGGTACGGACGCTTCCGCGACGGAACCGATGATTCCATCTGGGACTGTTGTGGAGGGGGTGTCCGGGGAGGCGGGAAGAAAGGACACCCCGCCGGAACCGGAAGGCCCCGTGAGAAGAAGTACGAGCGGCAGGCAGCGCAGGGCCTCGCTGGAGGAGTATCGGGAAACGTACCTCACCGTCCCGAGGATCAGGAACCGTAAGACGGTATTCGTCAGTGAGGATGTGAGGGACGAACTGGACGCCATCGTCCGCAGGCTCGGCGGGCGTGGCATGAGCGTTTCCGGACTGCTGGAGAACCTTGCCAGGGAACATCTTGCCGCCTACCGTGGGGACATCGAGCAGTGGAGAAAAATCTGA
- a CDS encoding helix-turn-helix domain-containing protein, with amino-acid sequence MANLNRLKVVLVEQQKTGKWLAEQLGKSNCTVSKWCSNSIQPDLQTLEKISKLLGVDIRELITPTNQENR; translated from the coding sequence ATGGCAAATCTAAACAGATTAAAAGTTGTACTCGTAGAACAACAAAAAACAGGGAAATGGTTAGCTGAGCAATTAGGTAAATCTAATTGCACAGTAAGCAAATGGTGCAGTAATTCTATACAACCAGATTTGCAGACCTTAGAAAAAATATCAAAGCTTTTAGGTGTGGACATACGAGAACTGATAACGCCCACAAATCAGGAGAATAGGTAA